DNA from Nymphaea colorata isolate Beijing-Zhang1983 chromosome 4, ASM883128v2, whole genome shotgun sequence:
AGTGCACAAGAAACCGTGAACAGGCCAATCctaaatactaaaaaaaagGATGTTAACAAAACTAAGAAGGGAAAAAGTAGATTCAATGAGTTCCTGGCAGCAGCAATATTTCTATACTGCAAAGTGCTGGAAgaacatgatatttttattgagATTTGAGATTAATCATGTAAATCTCTAGAGCGACTATGAGATCATTTACCTCATCAATTTCACCTATTTTTTCCTATCATATTGGTGAGGTGCATCAtgagaagggagaaggaaaCCCCACGGTAAATGCTCATCAAACTGACCTTCTCTAACTGCCAGTTGATTGGCAAACTAAGTTTTTGGCGTTAAAGTCAGCTTTCATGTTCAACTTCAGGTTTATCATGACACCAAGGACTCTCAAACCTTTTGCTCTTCGTAGCTTcttatatgaaagaaaaatcaacagaatgagacactttttcttctttaatggCACATAGTTGCCATCTGGGCCAGTTACATCCTTCAATAGAACTATTACTTCACACATCATTATTACCTTCATAATTGGACACTAAAGCAGCTGAATAGATCGACCAGATGTCAATAATCTTCTTGTATTCAGAAGGATGTATGTTTATGACAACTCATCCAATGTGACTAAATGATCTAGGTCCGTTAATTTTAACATGGAGCAAGCAATCTCCATcctttttggtcttttttgaGAATGGCAGCTACAAAACAAGATTGACCAATTCACAgttctaattttaaaattaaactgCCAATGCCACCAAAAcctgttctttctctctctcctctttgcTAGTCTATGTGGTATGCCTTACTTTTGTCTCCGTATTACATTTTGCTTTTTCCTTATCTAGGCTTTTACCACGCTCCCTAAACTATTTCTGCTTGTACTGTGTCCTTCAGGTTCCAAGTTTCCAATTTTCTGTTGGAACTCTTACTAAAGTTGGCATTTtccttctcttatttttttcttaactatcTTTTTATCATCTTCTGATTTTTCTAAGGCACTTAAAATCTTCAttgatttcctttgttttccaatttcataaaaaaacatgatttttccatcttttaacaaaaatgcattttttaacagTACAACTGTACAATTGACATACGGTTCTGATTCCAAATGGAttcaaccaatttgttgaaataATGGGTTTTAAAAATTGATCTAGAAAGTAGAAACTGATTTTGATAACATTAGTTTACATTCATCTGTTCTCAGAACCCAGACATATAGCTCCACAAGCAGCAAAGGTTCTACCAGTGTAATGCACTGATACTGCATCCGACCAGACATCCCCTTCATTTTCCTACACACATTTCAGCTCCATACCACATCATTCCAGCACCAATACCCTTGGCAGAGAGCCCTTGTGTAGACAATCTGGCTGTTCGGTGATCACTCACCAACCTCATACTATGACATGAGAGAACTAACAGTGAAGGTCTAAAGAACCAATTGGCTAGAAAAAAATCTGCTAAGCTTAAGTTGGTTAAAGTTCAGTGCAAGCCACCCCATGATGCAACAATCGAACATACATAAGTTATGCTCCCTTTGCCTGCATATCCTAGAGTAATCAAGCAAAGTTTTTCAACTATAACAGGTCCATGCATCATTCAAACCTTTCCAAAGGACAACTATCATACAGGtcaattttataatatttattgATATGCAGAGCACCAATCTAGGATGATATCCAGCTTATTTAAAACAACCATTTCCAAAGAAAGATATATAGGCAGATACCCAGTGTACAAGAAGAGACCTGAAAAAACTTTCACATAATCTGATGGATAAACTACCTGTTGTCATCATAAAATTcagtcaaattttgaatttccaCATATTCCAGTCCAGCCTCTCTAGCCAACCTGAGACCAACTTGGCGCACTTAATACAGATAGTCTTGAAGCCATGACTCCAAATCACCAACCAGAAGACTAAATGATAGTCatcaagggaaaagaaaagaacaccaGACCTGATGAGGCTAGGAAAGTGTACCAAGCAATGAATTTCAGAAGAAATATCTCCAGTGAACTTCAGTTGATATTTCTTGCCAAATAATGGGAATCTGGAGTCATTTAAGTTGTCCAATGAAATTAGAACCATCTGCATGAAAGTttagggacaaaaaaaaaagagggaaaaaaattaagaaataaaagataataaTTTCATTTAGTTTATACTTCTCTTCCTCAGTTTCAAAGGTGATGATGTAGTTTTCTGAACGCACGCAATTGGGCACAATAGGCTTCACGTTACCTCCTTTATTGTGTGAAGCTTCAATGTTCTTCTGGTACTTTGACCTGAAAAtttccaaaacatcatttttgaGGCTCTTTTCTCCATGATTATTATATTCCACCACAAAGGGTGGGATGACAGTTAATTGTGGCTGCTCCTAAACAAGCAAAAAATTATGTTACATACTTAAGTATTGCAATATTTAGAACAACATAGAAAAATAATGCTGCTTAACTTCTTCAGTTATTATAAAATTGCTATCTGAAGCTCTAATTGTTGAAGTCTATCTTCTATGTTATAGGTTCAAATGATACCCTGCTGTATTACATGGCTGATGCGTCTATAGCCCTACCTGCTAAGAAGCTAAATAGCACACACAATCacacaaagaaaaatgaaaaggtgcTATGCACATAAGCAGAAATAAACATGGACAATGTATGTGTGTGCAAACCAAACTTTGAAGAAACTGCTCTAATATCATAGTTTTTTAacagaaaattattttttttccagatAAAATCAGAcagaaacatgaaaagatagAATTTTCCTGAAGACCATGATGTGATATACATGTTGAACAAGCCATCGGCGGGATTTACCATAAAAAAAACTGCAGAGGCACCACGAACTGAATGCAACATCTAACAATTTCATGAGTTTCATAGATGAACTGTCTAGCTTTAATccacacactttttttttgttagcatAGGGGCTTGAAATAAACTTGGGATTTCATAAAGGAGAAAATCAACAACATCACCTTTTTGGCTTTATAAAGGAGTAAATAAAcaattcaaaatcaaagacTTTCAAACTCATACAATATAATTAGATAATACCAACCATATAGTTGATGAGTCAGGAGTAATTCCAAAAAAGTAACCTCCAGGCTTCAGCAACGATGATATGTTATGAAGAAGGCTTCTTGCTCTTTCCTCAGTTTCGAAGCAGAGCTGCAACGAGAGTCCTACTTGAAccatcattaaaataaaaagtaaataacAAAGCAAAGGTGTCCCGCTAAATAACCTGTAAATGTTGCAAGCAACAAACGACATCTGCTGGAATTCCCTTGTCTTGCAAATAAGCGTCCAGGTTATCCTGGCAAGGACAACGGAGACAAAGGTTATTCCAGGACTTAATACTGAGGAAAACAATAAGCAGGAATGATAATAATCATATTATTCTTTTATACTACTCTGAAGGATAACATAGACAGAATAAAGAGAAAACTCATCAGCTTATGCAACATTATGCAGTATGGCTAATAACCCGAGTCCATGAATAACATACATAACACTACAGTTATGCATGGGGCAATAACAATCCAACCCATGAACTCCTCTTATTAATCGTGAGCTAATGCTTCATTACAAGATGTTGCCTTTTACAATGAATAGAGCTACAATAAATTTATTGCAAATGACAGCACAACTAACTCATATAAACTACATGCCTAGACAAAGGCATTATGAATGCTGCTTGAGAAAGTACACATCATAAAAGGTTGCAAGATAGGTCACTAACAATTCTATCCAACAAGAACACATGTCAACAACAAATTAGAGCTGTGGTAACAAGAGATACCAAAGCATCCCACATACTACTAAAATAAATTCTTGCAAAGACATGAAACTATAACATTGCTACCTAAAACGGGGCACCTCATTTTACACCTACAAGCAGAAAAACCTCCCAATTTTTTGCTACATAAAGAAAGCAGATACCATAACCTGAATATTTTTTTCTGCAGGCAATATATTTTCAATGCAGTTCACCTGATTAATTTTTCAAGACGACAGAACTTCAGCCACTCCACCTACATCACGATATACAGACCTGGCGCACAGCACCCAGGTCTGAGATTGTGAGACTCAGATCTGTATGACAATCAGATTTTATGATACAGtttcaaccatagtcacaaataattttttagagttttaaatggcgaggtttttttcgggtataatacggcaagtttgaaaaaacaggaaaaatatggtaaatttctaaaaattaaaaaaaaactaaaaatgaagaaaataaaataaatgaaaaactaataacacaaacatccaaagataagtagatttgcaacaaatgaaaaaaaaaatgaaaaaagaaaagtgtttggcattaaaaaatagaaaaaagtgaaataaacGCAAAAAAACGggttaaaaacacgttttttcactttttaatgtctttttaaaaaaaatgcgttttttttaagttttaaatggcaatttaatttatcgcattttttcgcgttttttgtgacactaATTTCAACATCTCATTGTTTCTAGTCATCCGGTCTTCCTCCACCCCCTACAGTAATCCATACTAGAAGTAAGAATCTAAGCACACATAATCATAGAGGGTACAAAGTTGAAAGACAcaattatatgaaaaataaagagagaagagaaaggggagGAGAGGAGACAACTGCATAATCAATCATTAGCCTAATCCCAAAATAATTATGGATTAGCTTAGAAAATTACCTAGAAGTCCACTAtattctgaaaaaaataaaatcataaaaacaaacTTAAAACATCAGAGTTTGAATCTACCCCTCAAACCTATGTAACCTGGGTACCTTAATTTTGGTGGAGTACCCGTACCAGTCGGGGGTGTGGCTCAGGTACGAGTCAATAGGTActgggtacggtcaacgtacccaaaTCCGTATCTGTCCAAAAACAGactcggtcaatgttgaccgagttcattttcatccaaaacttaggttttttttttttgttttcttatttcctttcaaaaatgCAGAGCCTTGACAAGATGTGGGCGACCTCTGGTGACGTCTAGGCGGTCTAGCAACTTCCGGCGACGTCCAACGACCTCCGGCAACCTTCCTGCACgaactttgtttttttagtgTTGTTCTTagtattatttttgttttcctgcatGAAATTTCGACTAACGTTTATATCTGACTATCTAGGGGGCtcggttgtccatatgtttaaagtttttcataggttttttAAAAACACTGCTGCAAGatccgttgatatatattttttatgttgtttatttgtttatgttgatatattttttttattttgatatatattttctaagtatttctttttgtttttatatatatatatatatatatatatatatatatatatatatacggctgTACccccgcacctaaattttttgaaactgGTCTGTACTTGTACCCACACCAGTACCCGCatcggcacccgtacccgtacctatgtgacatagcctcGAACTTATAACAATTTTCTCCAATTGacaaaaataaattgttaaatGGCTAAGACATCAACTATAGGACATCATATCTAAAAGCCTAGATAAGGAATTGATGCATTGTGAATGAGTGCCTGGAGACTTCTCAGCCATTTAGGTTTAAACATGCCAAGTACTCGATCCAGATACCAAGGAAATTGTTTGAAGGATGTGAAACTCCATTTTCTTTGTCAGATCAAAGCACTTTTCAATTCGAGGAGTCATCCATAAGCTTACACCTCTACTTCCTACTTTtaactctttcctttttctttgtacCCTCATCAGAGAGAAACCAAAAATCCTCCGTTTTCACATAATACATAACAAAGCAAGTAGCAAACCCGTCTTACCAACTTCAACTTCCATTAGTTTGATTAGCCAAGAACCATCCACAAACAACCATGGTTCTACAAAATACATAATCCCGATTCCCCACTAATCAGAGAAAATATCAAAGCACAATATTCTTTCAGCCTTTCACCATTTAAGAGAATTCTCTTGTAGGTTTTCTTCCATCAGAAACTAAGGAAGTGAAAAAATACAGTCCATAGTTTGGTATTATAGCaaatttcttgtcaaaaaaaacttaataatgTGCCATAAAGATAAAAGGGAGCCACTAATATTTAGATCAGAAAGTAACTTTTAATCAGATTCCAGAACATCATCCTGGTAGCCATTCAAGTCATGCTAGATGTGCTATCTGTAACCATGTGCCCATTGTCAACCGCTGATCTAATTAGGTCTAACAAAAATATTTACAGTCAGCCGGAAATGACTATCACCCTCTTGCACATACattcaaaggaaaagaagaaaagatagtACATTGTAAATATAGAATTAACATGATATGAAGGCCTGTCATATCACATGCATTAACcccagaaaaatgaaaattaaatggCCACAATTCCAACTGGCATAATCAATCTCTGGACTAGTTAGGACATATGCAGAAATGACAATAACAAACCAAACAAGGATCCAGCTCACAGAACTCCGCAGTGTAGGGCTTTCTCTGTCCTTCCCACATCTCATGTGCTTCAATCACACCAGATGATGACGCATCTGCATGAGTAACAAACTAGATCATAAGAAACCACATAGAACTAAGACGTGTAGGTCAGAAGGCAATGTGGATCATCTTAAGCTAATGGCACAAATGATAAAGAAGCACAAAAGTTTAGCTtgcagagaagaaaaaattaaattgaaatttatatGTTGTCCTTCAGTGTGAGGAAACTCTATTATATGCTGTCACTAAATTACTTACCAGCACCAGCAGCTAGCATTGTCCACTCCGAGATATCAATGTGTAAGCCATAACACAAGGCTTACACtgtcaaatacaaataaaacaCTAACATTCTTGCACTAATGCTTCTAATCTTTGCTTATTACTGAAAATGTTTAGCAAAAGCATATGATAACAAGAGGAGTCATTCCTCAATCTATGCAAGTTGGGAAGGGGCTACATGTTGGGGTAAGCCCTAACCTGCTAAAACTCAATTGAGGAGACTGATCCAAAACATAGACTGCCCCCTTACATCAGGTTAATGTCCCTCTAACCAGATGTATCCATTCAAATGCCCCTTTTCAAATCATAAAACCTTCAACCTGGATTCCATAAAATCTCCAAAAACTCTCTATTTTGCTGAGAAAAGTCCttgatgctctctctcttgcctTTGGTGTTTAGCATTGCTGCACTATTGCACTAAAATTGTGAATCATAATGCATGAAGTTAACAAAGCTGAGTGATATATcttcaatatttatttttttttcaattcttttggCATCTTATTATGTGATTTATCCATATTTTTCCAGCGGCCGACTCAATAATGACATGGGCCAgcttttaacattttaagaatattttaagatttatttattttcttcccatttgttttttcaagtaatgttttttcaaatattttttatggatCCACAACCAGTTCAGCTGAATCTGTAAATCAGCTGGTTCACTGGATCAGCAGTTCTACCAAACAAACCATTTTTTGCAACACTGGTTGCTATAAAGATAAGAAGTAACCTAGCATTCTATGGAGAGCAGCTCACTGCCTCTGGTTTTGGTGATGAGAGTTATGAAAGCATGGAGCTGAATTAGCTAATAGTCGATGAGACACCTAACCATGAAAGGACCATGCCTCTAGACACGGAGTTGCTCTGGCACTTCGATTAGACATTCAATTGAAGAGTGCTCCCATAGAGCCGAGGCCCTGCAGCCATGCTTGCTGATGCTGGCCAGGATCCCCCTGCATGACAGTTGAGGCCGTCCGAGCCAGCCTGCCGGAAGGTTTACTTGGTGTTCAAGACAATGCTGGACGATGGCTAGGGAGGAACACTCCCCTGCCCGGCCTGGCTGGCCGAGGCTGGCCAGACAGATTGTGGTGGCACAAGGTGGAGTTCAAGGTACTTTTTACATGGTCTGGTTGTAGGACATCAACGTGGACAACAACAAAGTCTACATATAGTGGAGAGCCCAATCGCCAGATGCCAGACACCTCATTGCAGACtcatgggtgtgtgtgtgtgtgtgtgaacatGACTAGAAAGTGAAATGTGCCCATATCATAGGACCACTTCTTCAACAGGTAGAACACAACTATCTGAACTTGAGCAcatcctatgtcacatgggtgctcctAAACAGTTGCCACACCCATGTTGACATTGGTGATTGTGCTTTTCCAACATAGAACGTTTAGGTTAGTCAAACCAGGCCAACACTGACCATTTTAACTGCGCACTTGACTAAATACAAGAAGCttataatgactaaaatatcacaTTGTAAATATAGATAATAAAGAATACTAAACAGTTAATTAACTATATAACAAATgattacatataatatatatgtatatataggaaATTTAGAGTCACCCCACCCAAGCTGTCTAATCAAGACTGtttgatccaacatgatggacagttaagagaaaaacaaggtgAAAAAGGTGatgacattttcatcatatagTATTAATTTCCacctttttcttcatgtttttctctcaagcATCCATCTACATCATATGGCATCCATCTACATCATATGAACAGCCTGGTTAGATGGTTGGGTAACTCTGGATGGCCAGAGTCACcgttcactctctctctctctctctctctctctctgtatatatatatatatatatatatacacacacacaaaaaaaaaaaaaaacatattcttGCCGCACTCgcacctatttttttttttttgaaaatttccacAAATGCACTAGCGCACCCCACACCCATGCAACATAGGTTCAATGTATCTACTTCATGATGAGGTTGGAAATGGTTAAATGCAAAAATGACATCAAGTACCTTTTTCTTGTCAGATATGGGTATTAGACTAAGTCACAAAGGTACATGGGTTcagttatattttttatattttctaacttaactttttctttaattttaattttttcattcttttttatttccctttcaCCAAGATTGtctattttcctttcatttttccttaattttgagaattcttgtagattattatatatataatgcatataTTTACGTAAATACTACcgtctatgtcacacggatgcGGGTGCTGATGCCGGTTCAGCACATCCCAGAAAAACTGGATGTGGGGGTGCGGcgaaggtatatatatatataattatatggttgtttcttaacttaatttgtccttttttacttttattaatgtaaataaagaaattgagggagagagagaagaaaaaaaattagagggAATAACACAAGGTGCAGCTGGGTGCGAGTCAGACCGCAGCTGCACCCACGTCATGTCGACCCGCATGCTGCACCCTTTATAaagagtccgtgtgacatagactACGcacccccgcacccaaattttctaaaatcgcTGTACCCATATCAGCTTCGCCATACCCggacccgtacccatgtgacttaccCCACATCTCAAGTATTCTATTTGATTTGCAGTtgatgcaacaaaattttttgttttagcttGCCATCtagattttgtcatttattGCTTAGAAGTGATTTTGTCTGACACTTGTGTTCATACATGACAAAGAAAAACACTAGGTGCTGATGTCTCACATATGATCTCTACTCTCTAGAGAATAATATGGGAATCTGCTAGAGCCTAGACGTTATGATACCACCATGTAAGGATCTCAACACTTGTTCAAAACTTATAGTGTCCTTTTGCTTGCGTAGTTATagatttaaaaatttcaaaggaaaGAGGGAGAATTCAGTTTTGAGCAGAGTTTTTAATTTAAACTACTCCGCTTTTCCATGCAATCAGACACGAGAAAGTAAACCATGGaaagtttttcatgtttttccaagcgcaagaaaatggaaaagaagaaatttgtcCATGAAAAAATGCAACACAACTCTTCTCACGGaaatttttccatgaaattttATGCCGCATAAAAGGAAAAcgaacaaaagaaaacaaaagaagttgaaaactgaaaactgttCAACTCATGTGATATCTAAGTGAGCCTGAGTTGTACTAAGGCCCAGAAAGCAAAAGGCACATTTAGAAGTCTATCTCAGCCATGGAAGCTCCTCCAATTTTAGTAGTCCTACATTGGAGAAGCTATGGATATAAGAAGAACAAGGTTTGCAATTACCAATTCCAATATAGTGACCTATCTGGGCTTCATTCCACTTATCGGTGTCCACCCCACCACCACAATACAAATCACAGACCTGCACATGGGACAGACAGACAAAAGGCAATAAAAACACCACAATAGAAGCTACAACCATCAATTGCTACCGAAACATTTTACAAGGGCAGAGAGAGCAAGAGGGAGAAGGGTATTACCGTAGAATAGGGGGAGACGAATATGTTGATAAGAGCTGTTTTAGCGAAGTCGCAAAGACGGTAATGTGCAGATTCTGTTCGGCAAACAAAACCGCCCATTTCACACATGATggatgaaggaagaaaagcaaaaggCCGTCTGTCTCAATCACAAGCtgtccctcttcctctttttttgaTGCTTGGCTTCTCACCTCATTTCCTGGCCTCCCTCTGCTGCAGCACTCAGGTGGTGTTTAATGGCACCAGATTTCAATCAGGAGAGTAGAATCCCAGGATTGTAAACCTGGAATCAGGTGGAGGAGGGATTTCAATCCTCTTTCCAAATTCAGCCTATGTATGATTGCCTGGAATAAAAGTGACGGGGATTTATTTCTTGTGTTTGGTGGCATTTCTGGTGATTTAACTTAATGAATCTAAAGAGCTTCTGGCATGTACATTAATAACAGTTTATCGCATTTCAGTCTGTATAACCTGAGCTGAAGCAATGCAAGTATATCCTTACAAGCAACTCAACAATTGTCCCATGGTGCAAAAATAAGGCAACATAACAGTTCAAAAATTTCCATGTACTTAATATGGTTCAGCTTAATGTTCCTTCATGAGTGCACACAGCATCTTATGACAATAGAATTGAATCACCTTGAAAAACCTATCGATGAATAttcagaaaacagaaaacaaacagCAAAGAAATAGAATGACCACCCAATATCATGAAAATGTcatcacctttttttccttgtttttcccTTAAATGTCCATTATGTTGGATCAAACAGTCTTGATTAGACAGTTTGGGTGGAGTGACTCTAAAAAggtagagtcaccattcaattttcctatatatacatatatattatatgtaatcATTTGTTATGTAGTTAATTAACTGTTTAGTATTCTTTATTATCTATATTTACAATGttatattttagtcattataaGCTTCTTGTATTTAGTCAAGTGCGCagttaaaatggtcagttttggccTGGTTTGACTAACCTAAACGTTCTATGTTGGAGTTATTTTTTGTACCAcctagaaaaaaaacaaaggggcTGAAACATTTTTTCATCTATAGCAGCATCTATGTGTAGCTATTTCTTGTACCacctagaaaaaaaaagctaataGACATCTCTTATTTCAAATGAGAAAAGATAGAATCATAGAACCGTGACAAGGAATACTATAACAGCACCAAACTAAGATATGTGGAGGGTTTTTGAGAACTACAAACCAGAAACAGGGTCGGACATGAATACAAACGCATAGAAATTTCCAGAATAGTGAGAACCTTCAAATAACGAAGTTACCAGTGggcaaaatttggttttagTTTACAGTGGAAGTAATCATGGATAACACAGTTGCTAGAAGCCTTGGCACAATAAAGTGAAAGGTGGCAACAGAAATAATATAATGATTTgttgaaaagatgcataaccaAGCAGCTGCCCAAAAATAAGTTAACAATGTTCATCATTTTACCTAGTTACAGATTCTCATATCAACAAACGAATGGACAGAGAAATGCCATTAATGaatgttgaaaatttaaaatctgaaaCTTTACAAACCTGTAATTAGATTCCTAGAATGTGAAGGTGATTAGTGATTTTGACCTTACAAATGatccaaacaaaataagaggtgAAACATATCAAAGAAAAGTTCTTGTActtgcctttttcttgattttaccACCAGGAAGACGCTTTACTCCTTGCTTGGGTGCAGAGACACTACCTGCAATAGTTAAAAATATCTAGAAGCAGTTGTCACTGGTGTCAAATTATACAACACTTCCGAATTGAGACTCCTCTCACATTTAACGTACTTGTTGTTGTATACAAAGCCCATGGATCAGCAAACTTCAACAAGTGCAGGTTCGTGCATATAGCAGAGACGATAAATCAGAGGAAAAAGTCTAACAAGTTTGCAATATAAGATCTAGTACCTACACTAGACGAAACAGAAACAGGCCGCAACTGGCTCAGGAACAGTAAAATGACGCACTCTACATTCAATAAGAAAACCTACACAACCATGTTAAGCGTAGAGGTAAAAACCAAACGCACGAACTATTCGTACACCAGAATCAACAATTGGtagcaagaaaaggaagaagagtgCGACGTCGCGTAGAAAGACCGTCCATTTTCAAGAGGGAAGAAACTGCAGTCAAAGACCACACCAGGCAAACATTAAAGAAGAGAGTACCTCAGGGATCGAGAGCTCCGCTTCTCTTATTTTGACAACTGCACCCGTAACCCAAACCGCTCAGCCCGGCGGAACTTCTTCTGGAGCTCTGGGTCAGTCGGAACGGTGGCAGCGGAAGAAAAGAACGACGGGTGGTGGGTGGTGTCGGGAAGAAGAAACGACCTTCTGaacctcttcttttttgttttcttttttatgttggaCCACCTTCAATAGCTTGCATTAACAGCcaatggaaaaaacaaattaagctttcattttcattttattgagcGCAAAAGTCgtggttttttaaattttaacttcgTGTTTGACCTAAGCTAATTGACAAATCTAATCATTATTTAACTTCATCTTATAATATCTTAATAATTGTACGTTCAAAACAATGGGTAAGTTTActgtacataaaaaaaaaattaaaaactatgtTTCAGcttcaattaaaattttgaaagtttgaactttgcaacaaaaaaatcttTGATCAACCCATACCCCTATGTATTTTATGAAATGAGTTTAAGTGTGTCGTCTAAACAT
Protein-coding regions in this window:
- the LOC116252670 gene encoding mRNA cap guanine-N7 methyltransferase 2 isoform X3, whose translation is MRCGKDRESPTLRSSDNLDAYLQDKGIPADVVCCLQHLQLCFETEERARSLLHNISSLLKPGGYFFGITPDSSTIWSKYQKNIEASHNKGGNVKPIVPNCVRSENYIITFETEEEKFPLFGKKYQLKFTGDISSEIHCLVHFPSLIRLAREAGLEYVEIQNLTEFYDDNRAQFAGLLCNGGNFVDPRGKLLARSFDLLGLYTTFIFQKPDLDLVPPICTPVLQDASRMQMESSDHGVGLFFELRNPTQVHHSSRLPQYRDDSSSSYPLKEGGRQTSGWRHQSAIEEEKSGHGEVMVANGGVIDPPEPLVASKITKGILGAGPADLRFSEPL
- the LOC116252670 gene encoding mRNA cap guanine-N7 methyltransferase 2 isoform X2, producing the protein MWEGQRKPYTAEFCELDPCLDNLDAYLQDKGIPADVVCCLQHLQLCFETEERARSLLHNISSLLKPGGYFFGITPDSSTIWSKYQKNIEASHNKGGNVKPIVPNCVRSENYIITFETEEEKFPLFGKKYQLKFTGDISSEIHCLVHFPSLIRLAREAGLEYVEIQNLTEFYDDNRAQFAGLLCNGGNFVDPRGKLLARSFDLLGLYTTFIFQKPDLDLVPPICTPVLQDASRMQMESSDHGVGLFFELRNPTQVHHSSRLPQYRDDSSSSYPLKEGGRQTSGWRHQSAIEEEKSGHGEVMVANGGVIDPPEPLVASKITKGILGAGPADLRFSEPL
- the LOC116252670 gene encoding mRNA cap guanine-N7 methyltransferase 2 isoform X1, producing the protein MCEMGGFVCRTESAHYRLCDFAKTALINIFVSPYSTVCDLYCGGGVDTDKWNEAQIGHYIGIDASSSGVIEAHEMWEGQRKPYTAEFCELDPCLDNLDAYLQDKGIPADVVCCLQHLQLCFETEERARSLLHNISSLLKPGGYFFGITPDSSTIWSKYQKNIEASHNKGGNVKPIVPNCVRSENYIITFETEEEKFPLFGKKYQLKFTGDISSEIHCLVHFPSLIRLAREAGLEYVEIQNLTEFYDDNRAQFAGLLCNGGNFVDPRGKLLARSFDLLGLYTTFIFQKPDLDLVPPICTPVLQDASRMQMESSDHGVGLFFELRNPTQVHHSSRLPQYRDDSSSSYPLKEGGRQTSGWRHQSAIEEEKSGHGEVMVANGGVIDPPEPLVASKITKGILGAGPADLRFSEPL